One part of the Salinivirga cyanobacteriivorans genome encodes these proteins:
- a CDS encoding tetratricopeptide repeat protein, which produces MNYFIILIITTLIFFSCTTQKEVSRIPAPDLSEKEVRQIEGHLVDYKRNMLYEEDQKALKHLKSILSVDSTHPVAHYERAKYYYQKENYDSAFQDINIAIKRNPDKFIYQEFRLMVTQSAGDINKTNRFYDQLLGAYPDNQKLWFNAAEFLLKSKQYEKALTLVNNYEERFGFNNQILVNKFKLLHQLDELKKLEKELVKYSEEYPENVKVLELLGEFYFKTDRVDKGVETYNRLLTIDSDNTVALLSMADYYRANKLYDKSFNYIERVINSKDLDVNKKIEVLVSFMQISKQDPKLSYYFSRLVKSLKEQYGNHSEVQLLYANLLVREGKYKAAQEEYANSLNASPDNLNAWVQLIMVDNELEQNVAIIDHATKALEYFPNQSELYYYRGISYMILEQYDKAMKDLEFGNKITGKNDPLKFQFLYFLGETYYNLDSVQLAFNTFDKAIDINPNEISLLNNYAYYLSEHNMELDKAKDMSLKTIKQDPDNSTYLDTYAWILFQMENYADALTYIEKAILNGGSSSSVIMEHYGDILYKLGKKDEAITAWEEAQLLPNPTDKLLEKVEKQNYVE; this is translated from the coding sequence ATGAACTACTTTATTATTTTGATCATAACAACACTAATATTTTTTTCCTGTACTACACAAAAAGAAGTATCCAGGATTCCAGCACCTGATTTATCGGAAAAAGAAGTCAGGCAAATTGAGGGACATCTAGTTGATTATAAACGTAATATGCTATATGAGGAGGATCAGAAGGCACTCAAACATTTAAAATCAATTTTAAGTGTTGACAGTACTCATCCTGTGGCCCATTACGAACGTGCTAAATACTATTACCAAAAAGAAAATTATGATAGTGCTTTTCAGGATATAAATATTGCCATTAAACGAAATCCTGATAAATTTATTTATCAGGAATTCAGGTTAATGGTTACGCAATCTGCTGGTGATATAAATAAAACAAATCGTTTTTATGACCAATTATTAGGTGCTTATCCTGATAATCAAAAATTGTGGTTTAATGCTGCAGAATTTCTCCTTAAAAGTAAGCAGTATGAAAAAGCGCTCACATTGGTTAATAATTACGAAGAGAGGTTTGGTTTTAATAACCAAATATTGGTTAATAAATTCAAATTATTACACCAGCTCGACGAATTAAAAAAACTTGAAAAAGAGTTAGTTAAATATAGTGAAGAGTACCCCGAAAATGTAAAGGTACTTGAATTGCTCGGAGAATTTTATTTTAAAACTGATAGAGTGGATAAGGGGGTAGAAACATATAACCGGCTATTAACAATCGATTCAGATAATACTGTTGCTCTATTATCAATGGCGGATTATTACAGGGCTAATAAATTGTACGATAAAAGTTTTAATTATATAGAAAGGGTAATAAATAGTAAAGATTTAGATGTAAATAAAAAAATTGAAGTCCTTGTTAGCTTCATGCAGATATCTAAACAGGATCCTAAGCTTTCTTATTATTTCTCCAGACTTGTTAAAAGCCTTAAAGAGCAATATGGCAACCATAGTGAGGTACAATTATTATATGCCAATTTGTTAGTACGTGAAGGCAAATACAAAGCTGCCCAGGAAGAGTATGCAAATTCGCTAAATGCCAGTCCTGATAATCTTAACGCCTGGGTTCAGCTTATTATGGTTGATAATGAATTAGAACAAAATGTGGCAATTATTGATCATGCTACCAAAGCCCTTGAATACTTCCCTAATCAATCAGAGCTGTATTATTATCGTGGCATCTCCTATATGATTCTTGAACAATACGATAAAGCTATGAAAGATCTGGAGTTCGGAAATAAAATTACAGGTAAAAATGATCCGCTTAAGTTTCAGTTTCTATATTTTCTAGGAGAAACTTATTATAATTTAGACTCCGTACAGCTTGCCTTTAATACATTTGATAAAGCTATCGATATAAATCCAAATGAGATTAGTTTACTTAATAATTACGCCTATTATCTTAGCGAACATAATATGGAACTGGATAAAGCTAAAGACATGAGTTTAAAAACAATAAAACAAGATCCGGATAATAGCACCTATCTCGACACCTACGCCTGGATATTGTTTCAAATGGAAAACTATGCTGATGCTTTAACTTATATCGAAAAAGCGATTTTAAATGGTGGCTCAAGCTCAAGCGTTATAATGGAACATTATGGAGATATTTTGTATAAATTAGGAAAAAAAGATGAAGCTATTACCGCCTGGGAAGAAGCACAACTTTTACCGAATCCGACCGATAAACTATTGGAAAAAGTCGAAAAACAAAATTATGTTGAATAG
- a CDS encoding DUF4292 domain-containing protein → MLNRIIIIFAGIFLFVGCNKKFVLRKNKLDTDYKDLVEYIRQNDSVFDTYSIKYTGKFSSPQRNLRFRGLLRIIKDERIWVSISPMGIEAARILFTPDKIKFINRKNNTYFVGNYAYFQKAYNVEIDFQLLQNILTNRFLILPENQEQNVMKTDQGLYNVETAKSDSLAQSFIINPAIKKLTNIVFKDLKKNATLSIAFKDYIDVENHNMPENIQINIEQNTQDVEVELNYKKITVDKNFKTPFRIPGKYEQVWP, encoded by the coding sequence ATGTTGAATAGAATTATTATAATATTTGCTGGTATATTTTTGTTTGTAGGATGCAACAAAAAATTTGTCTTGCGCAAGAATAAATTAGATACTGATTATAAAGATCTTGTTGAGTATATTCGGCAAAACGATAGTGTTTTTGATACCTACAGTATAAAATATACAGGCAAATTTTCATCCCCACAAAGAAATCTCCGTTTTAGAGGATTACTACGAATAATTAAAGATGAAAGAATATGGGTTTCTATATCACCAATGGGGATAGAAGCAGCCAGAATTTTATTTACACCTGATAAAATCAAGTTTATTAACAGGAAAAATAATACCTATTTTGTTGGTAATTATGCCTATTTTCAAAAGGCTTATAATGTTGAAATCGATTTTCAGTTGCTGCAAAATATACTTACCAATCGATTTTTAATCTTACCTGAGAATCAGGAACAGAATGTTATGAAAACTGATCAGGGATTATACAATGTCGAAACTGCCAAATCTGACTCTTTGGCGCAAAGTTTTATTATTAATCCTGCTATTAAGAAACTAACAAACATAGTATTTAAAGATTTAAAGAAAAATGCTACGCTTAGTATTGCGTTTAAAGATTATATCGATGTAGAAAACCACAATATGCCAGAAAATATTCAGATTAATATAGAGCAGAATACACAGGATGTGGAAGTTGAACTTAACTACAAAAAAATTACTGTAGATAAAAACTTTAAAACACCTTTCCGTATACCCGGTAAATACGAACAAGTATGGCCTTAA
- a CDS encoding lipopolysaccharide biosynthesis protein: protein MNQIKKLAGQTLIYGLGTIVPRFLNYLFLTPVYTRLFLEPDYGILTKLYAYSAFLIVLLTFGTETSFFRFAKKYQTTRVFTNAFFFIVATATLSILVVGFNLDNITNALNIGGAKIAVVMIMGIVLTDIFMSLPFARLRYENKARLFSTLKIINVVLNIFFNVFFFFILPYLKDLSFFESIYYPGYTFQYAFMSNLLANIFTLILLIPSFRVNLKMLNQGIILKMLLYSYPIVLSGLAGMINDVGDKFILEYFIDGKEAANYAIGIYGANYKIATLMIIFIQMFKFAVEPFFFRISDQKDHKTTYALVTKAFSYTGLFILVAIIGYIDIFKHFIDSDYHVGLKIVPIVLLGNFFFGLYYNVSIWYKITDKTRFGVYFTFIGSIITLIVISLLVPGLGYMGAAIATLMCFVSMALTNILVGRKYYKINYDWANISKLLIVALILVTGFWLFRSDNIIYSLIFGTLIIFAFLISLWFVDREFLRKLKSK from the coding sequence TTGAATCAAATTAAAAAGCTTGCAGGACAAACACTTATATATGGATTGGGAACAATAGTTCCCCGATTTTTGAATTATTTATTTCTTACCCCGGTTTATACCCGATTATTTTTGGAACCGGATTATGGAATTCTTACTAAATTATATGCATACAGTGCCTTTCTAATAGTTTTACTAACTTTTGGTACTGAGACCAGTTTTTTCAGATTTGCCAAAAAGTATCAAACCACCAGGGTTTTTACGAATGCTTTTTTCTTTATTGTTGCTACAGCCACCCTTAGTATTCTTGTTGTAGGATTTAATCTAGACAATATTACAAATGCCCTTAACATTGGAGGGGCAAAGATAGCTGTAGTCATGATTATGGGGATCGTGCTTACCGATATTTTTATGTCTTTGCCATTTGCCAGGTTAAGATATGAAAACAAAGCCCGGCTCTTTTCTACACTTAAAATTATCAATGTAGTTTTAAATATATTCTTTAACGTCTTTTTCTTCTTTATACTGCCGTATTTGAAGGATTTATCTTTTTTTGAATCTATTTATTACCCTGGTTATACTTTCCAATATGCCTTTATGAGTAATTTACTGGCCAATATTTTTACCTTGATTTTATTGATTCCAAGTTTCAGAGTGAATTTAAAAATGTTAAATCAAGGTATTATATTAAAAATGTTACTCTATAGCTATCCTATCGTACTAAGTGGACTGGCAGGAATGATTAACGATGTAGGTGACAAATTTATACTTGAATATTTTATAGATGGCAAAGAAGCCGCAAACTATGCCATCGGTATTTATGGGGCAAATTATAAAATTGCCACACTTATGATTATTTTCATACAAATGTTCAAGTTTGCAGTTGAACCATTTTTTTTCCGAATTTCCGATCAAAAAGATCATAAAACCACTTATGCTTTAGTTACCAAAGCTTTTAGTTATACCGGCCTGTTTATATTAGTAGCTATTATCGGATATATCGATATCTTTAAGCATTTCATTGATTCTGATTATCATGTAGGCCTTAAAATTGTTCCAATTGTTTTGCTGGGTAATTTCTTCTTCGGTTTATATTACAATGTTAGTATATGGTATAAAATAACAGATAAAACCAGGTTTGGTGTATATTTTACCTTTATAGGCTCAATTATTACATTAATTGTTATTTCGTTATTAGTTCCTGGTTTAGGTTATATGGGCGCAGCTATTGCTACACTCATGTGTTTTGTTTCAATGGCACTTACAAATATTCTTGTAGGTAGGAAATATTATAAGATAAACTACGATTGGGCCAACATTAGTAAATTACTAATTGTTGCACTTATTCTAGTTACAGGATTCTGGTTATTCAGGAGCGATAATATAATTTATTCACTGATTTTCGGTACACTTATTATATTTGCATTTCTTATATCTTTATGGTTTGTAGATCGTGAATTTTTACGAAAACTAAAAAGCAAGTAG
- a CDS encoding murein hydrolase activator EnvC family protein, giving the protein MALKKIFSLIFIFCFSISLFSQNRDKLEEQRRSLIQEIKYTNQLLEKNKKRKNLTLNQLAIIKQKIDLREKLIYQLENDLNGIIQQILENQIMIESLREDLSQIKAEYAQLVYYAYKNRNSYDRLMFIFSSEDFNQAYRRLKYLRHYNQYRRKQAQSIKATQTVIQEKISELKSARNQKSTLLDQRQRETKILGEERSNQKSAVQKLSQREKKLKEELKKKQALAEQLNKQIQELIAEEIARRKRTNNFELTPEQQLIDDNFASNKSRLPWPIKRGVVTEKFGEHPHPVLAGIKVRNDGVDISTNPGEVVRSVFKGEVRKIFKIPGLNKTCIIRHGKYMTVYSNLDEIFVKVGEKVDSKQTIGIVHTNKEEGIGTFKFQVWREFSKLDPEKWLAGK; this is encoded by the coding sequence ATGGCCTTAAAAAAAATATTTTCACTAATTTTTATTTTTTGTTTTTCTATTAGTTTATTTAGTCAAAATAGAGATAAACTTGAAGAACAAAGAAGGTCGCTGATTCAAGAAATTAAATATACCAACCAATTACTTGAAAAAAATAAAAAACGGAAGAATCTTACTTTAAACCAATTGGCAATTATTAAACAAAAAATAGATTTAAGGGAGAAGCTTATATATCAATTGGAAAACGATTTAAACGGGATAATTCAGCAAATTCTGGAAAATCAAATTATGATAGAATCTCTTAGAGAGGATTTATCACAGATTAAAGCTGAGTATGCCCAATTAGTTTATTATGCCTATAAAAACCGAAATTCCTACGACCGATTAATGTTTATATTTTCCTCTGAAGACTTTAACCAGGCTTATCGCAGACTCAAATATTTGCGTCACTACAATCAATATAGACGTAAACAGGCCCAAAGCATTAAAGCTACTCAAACGGTTATCCAGGAGAAAATAAGTGAATTAAAGAGTGCAAGGAATCAAAAATCAACGCTTTTAGACCAGAGACAACGTGAGACCAAAATTTTAGGAGAGGAGCGTAGTAATCAAAAGAGTGCTGTACAAAAACTTAGTCAACGGGAGAAAAAATTAAAAGAAGAATTAAAGAAAAAACAAGCTCTTGCGGAACAGCTTAATAAACAAATACAGGAACTTATTGCTGAAGAAATTGCCCGCAGGAAACGAACTAATAATTTTGAACTTACACCTGAACAACAACTGATCGACGATAACTTTGCAAGCAATAAAAGTCGTTTGCCATGGCCTATAAAACGAGGTGTTGTAACTGAAAAATTCGGTGAACATCCTCACCCGGTACTCGCTGGCATTAAAGTGCGTAATGATGGTGTTGATATTAGTACCAATCCGGGTGAAGTTGTTAGATCTGTTTTCAAAGGAGAAGTCCGGAAAATATTTAAAATCCCCGGTCTTAATAAAACCTGCATTATCCGTCACGGAAAATATATGACGGTTTATAGTAATCTTGACGAAATATTCGTAAAAGTTGGTGAGAAGGTAGATAGTAAGCAAACTATTGGGATTGTACATACAAATAAAGAAGAAGGAATAGGAACTTTTAAATTTCAGGTTTGGCGAGAATTTAGTAAACTCGATCCTGAGAAATGGTTAGCAGGTAAATAA
- a CDS encoding ATP-binding protein: MNKTISFSSDIKNISVVEQLIDDINRRFNLDKDIYGNILIAVLEAVTNSVIHGNKRNPDKKVNLAFDATDKNFQFIIEDEGPGFDFDNVPDPTKPINVEKPHGRGIFLMMRLSDDISFENNGRRVILKFFRK; the protein is encoded by the coding sequence ATGAACAAGACTATTTCTTTTTCCTCAGATATAAAGAATATTTCTGTTGTTGAGCAATTGATTGACGACATCAACAGAAGATTTAATTTGGATAAAGATATATATGGTAATATCTTAATTGCAGTATTAGAGGCCGTCACCAATTCTGTTATTCATGGGAATAAACGTAATCCTGATAAAAAAGTAAACCTGGCTTTTGACGCAACCGATAAAAATTTTCAATTCATTATTGAAGATGAGGGTCCGGGTTTTGATTTTGACAATGTTCCCGATCCAACTAAACCTATCAATGTTGAAAAGCCACACGGCAGAGGTATTTTTCTTATGATGAGGCTATCCGATGATATTTCCTTCGAAAATAACGGACGACGGGTTATATTGAAGTTTTTCAGAAAATAA
- a CDS encoding toxin-antitoxin system YwqK family antitoxin translates to MKICVKERLNPSKKCWKLAVSLVFSLALLQAEAQNPVTYYYGDNTISAVGYFKNNQPHGLWKNFYHNGQLKSIGKRFYGKLDSTWTFYFNDGQIKTQIQYDKGIKNGFAYIYKKHSKTGSYLYKKRLYIDGKLHDKAFIYYPNGNIKSVTQYTEGTKTGTQINFYPDQTSKSIIDYRNNKAVSFQKINQFKDSLKSGTWIKIDDQFNIKEEIQYTEGKQTQVKSIDDQFREINYTIEGLENKQKDSLFEGKFVDGQPVGRHLWYDSAGAPFKYILYDSLSRKIESGRIKNYQKSGPVTGFYLSGNIKYEGNYHNEQRHGKWTFFYKDGESIEQEGFYHSGKLNGKWVWFFKNQDTLRIENYRYADKEGLYISYDGFGNIIQKGEYYDDLKQGLWLEKRGQVTFKGKYFDGERDGHWIGRYNNGFVAFKGNYVRGKRNGKFIYYYPSGIKRRIEFYKFGKSVGHWQFFDQSGNLYKVKTYKEGESIYYKP, encoded by the coding sequence ATGAAGATTTGCGTAAAAGAGCGGCTAAACCCATCGAAAAAATGCTGGAAATTAGCCGTAAGCTTGGTATTTAGTTTAGCTTTATTACAAGCTGAAGCGCAAAATCCGGTCACATATTACTATGGTGATAACACTATATCTGCAGTTGGATATTTTAAGAATAATCAACCACATGGTCTATGGAAAAATTTTTACCATAATGGACAGTTAAAATCTATTGGTAAACGATTTTATGGCAAACTTGACAGTACCTGGACTTTTTATTTTAATGATGGTCAAATAAAAACACAGATTCAATACGATAAAGGTATAAAAAACGGGTTTGCATATATTTATAAAAAACATTCGAAAACAGGCAGTTATTTATATAAAAAACGTTTATATATTGATGGTAAACTTCATGACAAAGCGTTTATTTATTATCCAAATGGAAATATTAAATCCGTTACTCAATACACGGAAGGTACCAAAACAGGTACTCAAATTAATTTTTACCCTGATCAAACATCTAAAAGTATAATCGATTACAGAAACAATAAAGCTGTTAGTTTTCAAAAAATCAATCAGTTTAAAGATAGTTTAAAATCAGGTACCTGGATTAAGATAGATGATCAGTTTAATATAAAAGAGGAAATACAATACACAGAGGGAAAACAGACCCAGGTGAAAAGTATTGACGACCAATTCCGTGAGATTAATTATACTATTGAAGGATTGGAAAATAAACAAAAGGACAGCTTATTTGAAGGAAAATTTGTTGACGGACAACCTGTTGGTCGTCATCTATGGTATGATTCTGCAGGTGCGCCCTTTAAATATATCTTGTATGATAGTTTAAGCAGGAAAATAGAATCAGGACGAATAAAAAACTATCAAAAATCAGGACCCGTCACAGGATTTTATTTAAGTGGAAATATAAAATATGAGGGTAACTATCATAATGAACAGCGACATGGTAAATGGACCTTTTTTTATAAAGATGGAGAAAGCATTGAACAGGAAGGATTTTATCATTCCGGTAAATTAAATGGAAAATGGGTTTGGTTCTTTAAAAACCAGGATACGCTTCGTATAGAAAATTATCGTTATGCCGATAAGGAAGGACTTTATATAAGCTATGATGGCTTTGGCAATATAATTCAGAAAGGTGAATATTACGATGATTTAAAACAAGGGCTATGGTTAGAAAAGCGAGGCCAGGTTACATTCAAGGGCAAATATTTTGACGGAGAACGCGATGGTCATTGGATTGGGCGTTATAATAACGGGTTTGTTGCCTTTAAAGGGAATTATGTACGGGGCAAAAGAAATGGAAAATTTATTTATTATTATCCCAGTGGTATTAAAAGAAGAATAGAGTTTTATAAATTTGGAAAATCTGTAGGCCACTGGCAATTTTTCGATCAGAGTGGTAACCTATATAAAGTTAAAACTTATAAAGAAGGCGAATCAATTTATTATAAACCGTGA
- the dut gene encoding dUTP diphosphatase has product MKINIVNQSPYDLKYATKHSAGMDLHAFSDDEIIIKPLQRTLIHTGLYIELPHGYEAMVRPRSGMALKHGISVLNTPGTIDADYRGEIGVILVNLSNEDYTIKPGDRIAQMVINKYEKADIKIVEKLSDTQRGQGGFGHSGK; this is encoded by the coding sequence ATGAAAATTAATATTGTCAATCAAAGTCCCTACGATCTTAAATATGCAACTAAACATTCTGCTGGTATGGATTTGCATGCATTTAGTGATGACGAAATTATAATAAAACCACTTCAACGTACATTAATACATACTGGTTTATATATAGAATTGCCACATGGTTATGAAGCAATGGTTAGGCCACGCAGTGGTATGGCCCTCAAGCATGGCATAAGCGTTTTAAATACCCCCGGAACCATAGATGCCGATTACAGAGGAGAAATTGGTGTTATTCTTGTAAATCTTAGTAATGAGGATTATACAATTAAACCGGGAGACAGAATTGCCCAAATGGTAATTAATAAATATGAAAAAGCCGATATTAAAATTGTAGAAAAACTCAGTGACACACAAAGAGGGCAGGGAGGCTTTGGCCATTCTGGCAAATAA